The Terriglobales bacterium nucleotide sequence GGTCGAGCGGCAGCAGCGTCCGCAGGTCCACGACTTCGACCTCGATCCCTTCCTTGGCCAGCGTCTCCGCCGCCTCCAGCGCCGTGTGCACCATGGCCGCGTAGGTGATGATGCTCAGGTGGCCGCCGTCCTTCACCTGGCGCGCCACCCGCGCCTTGCCGATGGGCACCACGTAGTCGGCGTCTTTTCCCGCCGGCAGCTCTTCTTTGATCCTGCGGTACAAGAACTTGTGCTCGAAGAAGAGCACGGGATTGTTGTCGCGGATGGCCGACTTGATGAGTCCCTTGGCGTCGTAGGGCGTCGCCGGGCAGACGACTTTCAGCCCGGGCGTGTGCACGAAGTACATCTCCGGGTTCTGCGAGTGGAAGGGCCCGCCGTGGACGCCGCCGCCCGAGGGCCCGCGCAGCACCACCGGCGCAGGCGCGCCCCAGCGGTAGTGCGACTTGGCCAGCATGTTGGTGATCTGGTTGAAGGCGCAGCCGATGAAGTCGATGAACTGGAACTCGACCACCGGGCGCAGTCCGGTGAGCGCCGCGCCGAAGGCGGCGCCCACGATGGCCGACTCGGCGATGGGGGTGTCGATCACTCGCTCCGGCCCGAAGCGTTGGATGAATCCGTCGGTCACCTTGAACGCCCCGCCGTAGATGCCGATGTCCTCCCCGATGCAGAAGA carries:
- a CDS encoding transketolase C-terminal domain-containing protein, with product MAPVTYLEAIRQGIWEEMERSPEVFCIGEDIGIYGGAFKVTDGFIQRFGPERVIDTPIAESAIVGAAFGAALTGLRPVVEFQFIDFIGCAFNQITNMLAKSHYRWGAPAPVVLRGPSGGGVHGGPFHSQNPEMYFVHTPGLKVVCPATPYDAKGLIKSAIRDNNPVLFFEHKFLYRRIKEELPAGKDADYVVPIGKARVARQVKDGGHLSIITYAAMVHTALEAAETLAKEGIEVEVVDLRTLLPLD